GCTGAGCGTGACGATTGCCTGTTGGCAGGCTTCAGCTTTGAAGCTGTGTTTTTCGAGATCGAGCTGCGCGTCGCGGAAGCGGCCCTGCTGCGCCTGAAGCTCGGCGTGCAGCTTCCGACTGCGCTCCTCCTCTGCGGAGAGTGCCTCCTGCATGGTGTTCACCTCCTGCTGGCCGTGCTCAAGCTTTTCTTCGAGCTGGCGGATTTCCGGTAGCAGGTTCTCCAGCTCGCTTTCCGCTGTCCGGATCGACGCTTTGATAGCCTCCATCTCTTTGCCTGTACGTTCGATCTGGTCGGCTCCCGAGCGCTCTTCGGCTTCGAACCGGGCAAGCGCTTTTTCGAACGCGGCGATCTCCTGGTTGACCGCTGAGGCCTCTCGTCTGATTTTTTGCGGATCGATGGCGTTCAGCTCGTTCCGGAGTTCCGTCAGCGTTTTTTCGGCTTCGGCAATGTTGGCAACCACCTCGTTCATGTTCTGCTGCAACTGGTCGCGTTCGGCCTTTTTGCCGAGCCGCAGGCTGTCGCTGCCCTTGGGACTGCCGCCGAAGAGTACGCCGCGCCGCGTGAACTTTTCGCCGCTGGCAGTGATGAAGAGCGCTTCGGGGTGGTGTTCGGCAAGGCGTTCGGCGGTATCGAGATTGTCCACCACGTAGCGATGCTGCAGGAGCAGCTGTAACGCTCGGGCGAGCTCGTCCGGCCCCTGCACCAGATCGACCGCCCGTTGTGCACCTTCGATTTCGGCGTAGTCGATACCGTTGCCGTTGGCGATCATGTCGAGCACGAGGAAGTGCACCTTGCCCTTGTCGGCTCTGGTGAGGTTCGAGATGGCCTTTTTTGCCTCGTCGAGCGTGTGGCAGAGGTAGTAGCCGAGGCTTTCGCCAAAGGCTGCGTTGAGTGCTTTTTTATGGCGCTCTTCGACCGAAATCAGATCCGACAGGCAGCCGAGTCCCGGTTTGCCGTCACGCTGCTTTTCGAGGAATGCCACCCCTTCGGGCAGGCCTTCGAACTTTTCGAGAATCGAGTCGCACAGCCTGATCTGGTTGTTCAGGTGGTTGTGCTCGCTCTTGCGGGTCAGCAGCTCCTCTTTCTGTTTTTCAACCTCTTCCGACATGCTTGCCCTGCGCTGGAGCAGGCGCTCCTCCTCCTCTTTGAGGTTTTCGAGCGTTCGCAGCTTCTCTTCGAGCTGTCCGGAGGTGCGGAGCCTGTCGGGTTCGAAGCGTTCGAGCGACTGCTCCAGCTCGCGCTTGCGCTGTTCGAGCCGGGCGAGCGAGCCTTCGAGGTGCTCTTTGCGCGTGCGGAGCGACTGGCGGGTGAGGTTCAGCTTGTTGATCGCCTGTTGCTGCTCGGCGGTTGAACGGCGTTCATCGTGCAGTCGCTTCCGGCCTTCGTCGAGCGCCGAGTTCAGTGCCGCTTCCTGCTGCTTGAGCTTCTCGAACGCTTCGAGAGCGCTTGCGCACGCCTCCTCCAGCGGCGTTTTCCGTTTGGACAACTCCTTTGACAACGCCTCCTGTTCGAGCCTTCGGCGGCCTTTATCGGCTATCGAATAGTTCAGCCTGTCGATGGTCTGGCGCAGGCTTTTCTGCTTCTCCTGCTCCTGCAGCAACTGCTTTTCGAGGGTGTGCACGAGCTGGTTGGTGGCGTTCAGCTCCTTCTGCTCTTCGGCGAGTTTTCGTTCGAGATCGAGCTGTCGCAGTTCGGACTCCTGTTGTGAGCTGTCGAGTTTGGCGATGGTGGCTGCAAGTTCGTGGCACTGGCGTTCCTCGGCGGCGATGGAGTCGAGCAGCGGCTTGAGCTTTTGCAGGTGCTCGTCCATCGAGAGCGCCGACAGGGTCAGGTCGAGCGTTCGCAGCTCCTCTTTGATCTCTTTGTACCGCTCGGCTTTGCGTACCTGAAGTTTGAGTGAGCGCACCTTCTTTTCCACCTCGGCCAGCACGTCATCCACGCGGGCCAGGTCGCGCGAGGCACTTTCGAGCTGGCGGAAGGTCTGCTTGCGGCGCTGCTTGTAGCGGGTGATGCCGGCGGCTTCTTCAAACAGCTTCAGGCGTTCCTCGCTCTTGTTGCTGATGATCTCCTCGATCATCTTCAGCTCGATAACCGAATAGGCGTCGCTGCCCATGCCGGTGTCGGCGAAGAGGTCGAGGATGTCCTTGAGGCGGCAGGGCACCATGTTGAGCAGGTAGTCGCTGTCGCCGTTGCGATAGAGGCGCCGCGTGATGGTGACCTCGGTGTACTCGGTCGGCAGGACGTTGCGCGTGTTCTCGATGGTGAGGGAGACCTCGGTGAAGCTGAGAGGTTTGAGCCGTTTGGTGCCGTTGAAGATGATGCTCTCCATTTTTGGTGAGCGGAGCAGCATCGATTTCTGCTCGCCGAGCACCCAGCGGATGGCATCGACAACGTTCGTTTTGCCGCACCCGTTCGGCCCGACAATGGCGGTGAGACCCTTGTCGAAGTGTATCCTGACCCTGTGGGCGAAGCTTTTGAAACCGAAAAGTTCGATTTTCGACAGGTACATGAACGGGGTATTAACGGTCTCCGAAAGAGCGACGGCGTCCGAGCGAACGTCGCTGTCGGACGAAAGTTAACAAAAAATCGACGAACCGGACAACGGAGCGTTTACGCCGATCACTCTGAAGCGCGGCGGGTTGCGAGCACGATGGCGCGGGCTTCGACGGCGGCCTTGACGTCGTGCACGCGCAGGATGTCCGCGCCGTTCATGAGCGCGATGGTGTTGGCGCTGATGGTGGCGAAGAGCCGTTCCGACGGCGGTGGCGCGTCCTCGCCGGGGCGCCTGATCGCCTGGCCGAGAAACGACTTGCGCGAAAGCCCGGCAAGCACCGGCCACCCGAGTTCGTGCAGCTCGTCGAGCCGCGCGAGCAGCCGGTAGTTCTCCTCGACGCTCTTGCCGAATCCCAACCCTGGATCGAGCACGATCGACTCGATGCCGTAGCTTGTTGCCAGCTCGACCGAGCGGCGCAGGAAGCTGGTTACGCGGCTCATCACCTCTTCGTCTTTTGCGCCGGTCTCCTGGCTCCAGCGCAGGCTGTCGGGCCGTGCTGGGGTGTGCATCAATACCACGCCGCTCTGGTGCCGTGCGCATACCTCCGGCATCGCCGGATCGAAGCTGAAGCCGGAGATGTCGTTGACAATGTTGGCTCCGGCGAGGAGTGCTTTGTTGGCCACCTCGGCTTTGTAGGTGTCAATCGAAATCAGCACGCCGCTGCGCTTGCGCAGCAGTTCGATAAACGGTACGGTTCGCCTTATCTCCTCCTCCGTGCTGACCGGGTCGGCTCCGGGGCGGGTCGATTCGCCTCCCACGTCGATGATCTCCGCTCCGGCGTGCACCATCGCCATCGCCGACTCCAGCGCGCGTTCGAGCTGCGCCTCATTGCCGGTCGAACCGTACACGCCGCCGTCGAAAAACGAATCAGGCGTCAGGTTGACCACGCCCATGATGGCGGGGGTCGAAAGGTCGAGAATCTTTCCGGCGCAATCGAGCCGGTAGCGGTTGCTGTCGATGGAGTTGGTCATGGCGGATCAGAGAATGTCGAACGGCATCGGGGTGAAGGTCAGGACGAACAGGGCGATGCAGAGCCATCCGGCGATGGTACGCCCCATCGAGAGGCGCTGGCGAACCGAGACTGCCGGGTGGCGTGTGCCGATAAACTGTTTCAGGATGAACGCCCACACAATCCAGCCCGGCCAGGAGTGCCGGAGCACAGACTCCGGAATCGGCAAGGTCAGCGAGGGCAGGAAGATGCCCGCCAGCTCCACGGCGAATGAGGGGAGGCCGAGGATGATGATGGCGATCAGGAACCCGTTGGCGATTTTGCGGTGCCCTGCGTCGCCGAACATCGCATAGATTACGTGCCCGCCGTCAAGCTGGCCCACAGGCAGCAGGTTCAGCGCGGTCACGAAGCAGGCGAGCCAGCCGGTGAAAAGAAACGGATAGCGGTACAGCTCGGTCATCGGTGGCACGGCTTTCGAAGAAAAAAACGATTCGAGCAGGACGAAGAGCAGATTCTTGCCAAAAACGAGCGTGCCATGCGGTGATGGCAGGGTGGCGACCGGCGTGATGTACGGCGCTGGAGGCAGCATCAGGAATCCATACACCAGCAATCCGAGGGCGACCGTGAATCCGGCCAGCGGCCCTGCCGAGCCGGTGTCGAACAGAATGCGCGTGCTGCTGATCGGCTCCTTGATGCGAATCACCGCACCCATCGTACCGATATTCAGAAAATTCGGGAACGGCGGAATGGGAATGTAGTAGGGCAGGGTCGCTCGCAGGCGATGGCGCATGGCCGTGAAAAAGTGGCCGAACTCGTGCACGGTCAGGAATCCGAGCAGCGAAAGCGAGTAGGGCAGGCCCGCTTTCAGAAAAAGCATCAATTCAGAGCCGGTCGTGATGACCATCGTTTTGCCAGCCCACTCCGCCCCTGCCCAGGTGGTGGTGAACAGCGTGACGAGGAACAGAAACAGGTGCAGCGGATAGCTCCGGAGCTTTGGCCAGGGGCTGTCAGGCTTCGGAAAAACTGAATTCTTCACTTCGCGTTGCTTCGTTCAGAATGACAAATGTTTGAGACAGCCCCCTTACCCGATTGCGCGATCAGGGTTTTTCCTCGTGTTCCGCATCTTCGTCGCCGAAGGTTGCGGCCAGTCCCTTGACCAGCTCATCCTTTTCGGCGTCGGTCAGCTTCGCTTCGGGATGCGCCGGCATGTAAAACCACGGCGGCATTTTTCCTTCCCTCAATTCGCCGGCGGCTTCATCGCCATCGTTCTTGCCTGGGCGTCCCCACTCGGAGACGTTGAACTTCGAGCGTCCGACCTTGACGTCAAGATTGATGATCCACGAAAGCGGGGCGATGTTGCTGTACCACGGCCAGATGGTTTCGTTGGAGTGGCAGTTCGCGCAGGAGCGTTTGAACAGCTCTTCCGTCCGCGGGCTATCCCATTGGGGAGTGCCGGTTACCGGAGGGTTCTCGTGGCTGGGGCGCGGGATTAACTGAATCAGGATGAGGACGACAACAACCACCGTCAGTGCTTTGGCGATGTTCATGGGCGTGTTCTCCGATTGATGGACGATGACTGAATTGACTAAAAGTAAAATCTTTCTCCCGCTTTACCAATCATGTGCCAGCATCGTTTAGCGGGACATGCAGGATGGTCATCGGCCAGGAGCAGGTTACCCGATGCGTCTCATTGCCTGTGGCGATGGCGGCGATGATATCAAGTTCGATTCCGGAATAAAATTTTCTGGCCGAGGTCAGGCCGTCAAGCGTAAAATCTCCGATGCCCTGAAGGCTCGCCACCAGCGGTACGCCGCCAATGAGCAGCAGACTGCGGAACCCATCGAGGCCGATGAACGCCGATGCGCCGTGCCGCTTCGCCTGGGCGATCATGAGCGCGAGCTGGCCGGGTGTGAAGTGGTGCAGGCTTTGCGAAATGACCACCAGATCAGCCGAGCCGGGTTCGATCCCTTCGAAGTCAAACGCATTCAGGCGTCTGAAGCTTAATGGCAGGTTTTTTTCTCTTGCCAGCCGGTTGCCTTCGCTGATCATTTCGGGTACGATGTCCGAAGCGGTGATCCTGACTTCGATGCCCGCCTTTTGTGCTCTTTCTGCCAGAGCAAAGGCCAGTCCACCCGATCCGGCGGCCAGTTCGAGGATGCCCACCGTTTTGCCCGAGCGTCCCAGCTTTTCAGTCAAAGGCATGAGCAGATCGCACTGATGCTCGTAAGAGAATGTCATCCGGTTCATCCGGTCGAGCGCCCTGACCGATTCGAGCCGTTCTTCGCCGGGTTTGGTTTCGTCATCCATGTTCTCGCGTTCGTTGGTTCTGACCGTCTGGTCGATCAGTTCGGAGATGACAAACCCCGGACCAAGCTCTTTCGACACCTCGAACCGTTCAGCACGAAACCGCTCCATGAACCGGTCGGTGAGCTGCTCGAGTTCATCGATGTTCGTCCATTCCGGAGGGAACTCGCCGCGTGAGCGAAGATCGTTGAGCGTCTTGTATCCGGCGGTTTCCAGTTGAAGCATGGCTTTCCGGGTTGTGGCCTGCGCAGGTGGCCGTGTGACAAAAAAAGGAACCGAAGGGGTGCGGAACATGCCATGAAATATACACTGCCCCGCTTGGAAATCGAAGCTGTCGGGCCTTTTCGTCAGACAGCGGAATTTTTTGCGAAAACAAAATCCACCGGGAATTTTTGCGATTCTGTTTGTTTTTCGATAAACTGATACTAAATTAGTATCAGAAATTCAACGATTATGAAAGTACTCAACAAAGAAACAGACTACGCCGTCCGGGCGCTCATCTCCCTTGGCATGAAATCCGATGGCTGGGTTTCGGCGCGGGCGATTTCAGACGAGCAGGCGATACCCTACCAGTTCCTTCGCCGCATTCTGCAGGAGCTGATCCGCAACGGGCTGGTGGAGTCGAAAGAGGGCGCTGGCGGCGGCGTGAAGCTCGCAAAAGAGCCCGGCGAAATCGGCGTGGCCGATGTGATCGAAATCTTTCAGGGCAAGGTGCAGCTTTCGGAGTGCATGTTCCGCAAGCAGCTCTGCTCGAACCGCGCCAACTGCGTATTGCGCCACGAAATCATGCGCATCGAAAAGATGGTGAATAACGAGTTTTCAAAGGTGACCATCGGCAAGCTGATCGATGATCTGAAGGCGGTGGAAGCGATGAAGGGCTGAGTTACAGGTTCCCCGGCTTGAAAGCCGGGGCAATAAGAATGTAAGAGAGCTGAATGTCCGGAGGGTTGAAACCCTCCTGAATAAAAAAAAACAGGAAACACGATGAAACGGCAGATCATAACGATAGATGAACGAAAATGCACCGGCTGCGCCGAGTGCATTCCGGCGTGTCCAGAGGGGGCGCTTCAGGTGATCGACGGCAAGGCGCGGCTGGTGAGCGACCTCTTCTGCGACGGCCTCGGCGCGTGCATCGGGCACTGCCCGACCGGCGCGATGCAGGTCGAGACCCGCGAAGCCGAGCCGTACGACGAGCGGCGCGTGATGGCCGAGAGCATCGTAAAGGCCGGGCCGAACGTGATTGCAGCGCATCTGCGTCATCTTCAGGAGCACGGCGAGATGGGCTATTTGCAAACGGCGCTCGACTATCTCCGCGAGCAGTGCATTGCCAATCCGCTTGAAGCGCAGGCTGCCAACGGTCACGCGCATCACGGCGGCGGATGTCCCGGCAGCCGCACGATGGATTTCCGGAGCAACGGTCACGCCGCGCCATCGGTAGTTGCGGCTTCGTCCGAACCCTCTCCGAGTGCGTTGCGCCAATGGCCGGTGCAGCTGCATCTGGTCAGCCCGATCGCACCGTACTTCCGCGACGCCGATGTGTTGCTCGCCGCCGACTGCGTGGCCTTCGCGATGGGCGACTTTCACAGCCGTCTGCTCGACGGCAGCGCGCTTGCCGTCGCCTGCCCGAAGCTCGACAGCGGCATGGATCGCTATCTCGAAAAGCTCGTCGCCATGATCGATATGGCCGAAGTGAAAAGCATCACCGTGGCCATTATGGAGGTGCCCTGCTGCAGTGGCCTGACGGCGTTGGTGATGCAGGCGCTTGAAAAGGCAAGCCGCACGGTGCCGGTCAAACGTATTGTCGTCAGCGTGACCGGCAAGGTGCTGGCCGAGGAGGAGATTGTTTCATGCTGAAGGATGCGCTCGGTGCATGGCGTGGCTCTGAGGAGGAGATCAGCCGCCTGATCGAAGCCGACCCGCTCAACGCCGATGCCTGGTGCAGCCGCGCCGGAGTCAGGAGCGCCGCTGGTGACCTGGCGGGTGCGCTGGACGACCTGACGATGGCCATCAAGCTCGGTCTGCGCTATCGGGAGCGGATTGTGGCCTGGGGTAATCGTGGGATGATTCGTTACGAAACCGGCGACTACGAAGGGGCGGTCGAGGATTTCAGCGCCGTCATCGAAGCGCGTCCCCGCAAATCCATCATGAAGGCAGCTCTCATGCAGAGGGCGCTTGCAAAACAGAAGCTTGGTGATATGAACGGAGCCTCAGCTGACAGGCAGTTGGCCCGCATTCTGTCACCGGAGTTGAACAAACAACAGAACCAAAAGGAGAACATAGCATGACTATGCATTGCGATCAATGTCAGGAGAGTATCAAGGGGACGGGTTGTTTCGTTCGTGGCGTGTGCGGCAAGGATGAGAGGACCGCGGCGCTTCAGGATGTGCTCGTTTACGCGACCGAGGGCATCGCTTTATGCGCCGAAGCGCTTCCGCAGCCGCTCGACCGGAAGTACGGGCGCTTCATCAGCGAGTGCCTGTTCGTGACCGTCACCAATACCAATTTCGATGACGTATCCATCGAGGTGCAGATCCAAAAGGCGCTCGCCATGCGCGATGAAATCAAAACGCTCACCGGAACCACGCCGGAGCACGACGCCGCGACCTGGAGTGGCAGCACCCGCGAAGAGTTCCTCGGCAAGGCGATGGCATCCAGCATCGACAGCCTGAGCGCAGACCCCGATCTTCGTTCGCTCAAGAGCCTTCTTCTTTACGGCATTAAGGGCCTTGCCGCTTACACCGACCACGCCGCCGTGCTTGGCTACAACGACGACGACATCTACGCCTTTTACGTCAAGGGCCTGTCCGCCCTGACCAAAGAGCTTTCCGCCGACGAGCTGCTCGGCCTCGTGATGGAGTGCGGGGCGACCGCCGTCAAGGCGATGGCACTGCTCGACAAGGCGAACACCGAAACCTACGGCAATCCGGAGATCACCACGGTCAAGACCGGCGTCGGCACCCGCCCCGGCATCCTCATCTCCGGCCACGATCTGCGCGACATGGAAGACCTCCTCAAGCAGACCGAAGGCGCCGGCGTGGACGTGTACACCCACTGCGAAATGCTGCCAGCGCACTACTACCCGGCATTCAAGAAGTACGACCACTTCGTCGGCAACTACGGAAACTCTTGGTGGTCGCAGGATCAGGAGTTCGAGAGCTTCAACGGTCCGATTCTTATGACCACCAACTGCATCGTGCCGGTGCGTGAGTCCTATCGCAACCGTATGTTCACCACCGGCATGGCGGGTTATCCCGGCCTCAAGCACATTCCGGCGCGCGCTGAAGGCGGCCAGAAGGATTTTTCGGAAATCGTCGAGCTGGCCAAAACCTGCAAGGCTCCGACCATGCTTGAAAACGGCGAGATCGTCGGCGGCTTCGCCCACACCCAGGTGCTGGCGCTGGCCGACAAGGTGGTCGATGCGGTCAAATCGGGCGCGATCAAGCGCTTCGTGGTCATGGCCGGTTGCGACGGACGCCACGCCACGCGCAAGTACTACACCGACGTAGCCGAAGCGCTGCCAAAGGACACGATTATCCTCACCGCCGGATGCGCCAAGTACCGCTACAACAAGTTGCCGCTCGGCGACATCGGTGGCATTCCGCGCGTACTTGACGCCGGTCAGTGCAACGACAGCTACTCGCTGGCCGTGATCGCCATGAAACTTCAGGAGGTGTTCGGCCTCGACGACATCAACGACCTGCCGATCTCCTACGACATCGCCTGGTACGAGCAGAAAGCGGTCACGGTGCTGCTCGCCCTCCTCTACCTCGGAGTCAAAGGCATCAGGCTCGGCCCAACACTTCCCGAGTTCCTCACCCCGAACATCGCTACCGCGCTGGTGAAGACGTTCGATCTCAAGCCGATTGGCACGGTTGATGCCGATGTAGAGGCGATGATGGCAGGGAACTGAGGAGGATTGACTGGATAGCAAAACTACGACGGCGGACCTCGGTCCGCCGTTTGTGGTTATGGGCTAACACAGGATATTAACTCCGTTTTACAAGTGACTACCCCCATAGACCATGTGTACTCATTGACGCTGAATGTCGAATACCTGTTCTTGTGAATGTCTCTTGTTCTCCTTGCTCTACTATGGATTGAAGCACGTTAGGAAAGTATTCGGCGTTTTTAAGAGAAACGACCAATCTAATTCCCGTGCCTGAATAATTTAAAGTATTTATGTTTTCGTGCTTTGGGTAACAAGACAGTATGTTGCCTGAGCTGCAGATTTCGAACGCGCCCATTTTTTTGCCAAGTTCTGATAAGACATACAGCCCAAAACCACTATTAGCCCAGCGATTTTTGCTTTCTAAGTTTAATGCTCTAGAAACACCAGGAAGCAGAGCATACCGAAGCGCATGCTGTGGTTCCACCACGCAATCCGCAGAACGCAACGATTCATATATTCCGATGCCGGTATCAAGTATGGCTATTTCGACTTGGTTCGAATACTTCTGTGCCATAATCACGCAATAGTTTGCGTGAGAGTGCTCATAAACATTTCGGATGATTTCTCGGAAGCAGTACCCGACTAGAAGTTTAGAGTAATCATCATTTACAATGATTGTTGCTAGTTTATCACACTTGCGTTTTATAGTGTCTTGGAACTGTATGTCTTCGGCTTTCTTGATTAAGTTTTCGAATTTTATTTCTGTGATCGGGATATAGGTGTTTGAACCCGGAGCAATTCCCGTTTTGTTGCCATAGGAAAGCCTTACAAAATGAAAGAATCCGAAATACTTGAGGTATGACAACGCATTACTTGTTGATTTAATAATTTGATTTTCCCCAATCAAGTGCGTCGTAAGGCCTCGTTCAGCTCGATTCAGTACGAAAATGCGAAGAGATTCAGCAATTAAAAGGGTGCCGAATGGTTTGACGAAGTCGATGGAACGAACATCGACTCCGACATCAGGAGCATTAATGAGTTCCTGATGGCGGCGATTAAGGGAAATTGCTCCCAGCGTATTCCAATGCTGCGGACATGCTACAGTTTCCATCAAACTTTAGTTGACGTTGATTTTATGGTTTCTTTATAAAGGATAACCAGTTATGATTTTTTTCAATATCGGTTATTGTGCTTATACCTTATGACTGAACTGTTTGAAAATTAATATATCGAAAAAAAGGAGTTTTTGCTCTTTCGTTATTCTTTAAGAGGCGATTATTTTTTCATGTCATAAATCCAAAGTACAACTTCTATCAAATCGCAAATTTCAATTACAAAACTATCAGCGCATTGATATCTTGCATCGCGCATTACAAGAACATATCTTATGTCGAAGCTGCTCCGGTGTTGTTTGCCGGGGCAGCTTTTTTTGTTACGCCTCGCTTTCTACAGCCGTTGCCTTTTCGTTCCAGTGGCGTGCGAGCGCGATGCCGGAGAGGTTGTGCCACAAGCTGAAGAGTGCGCCCGGCAGCGCCGAGAGCGGCTGGAAGAACTGATTGGCCAGCGTTACGCCCAGTCCCGAATTCTGCATTCCGATTTCGATGGCAATGGTACGCCTGTCGATAACTTCACATCGAGCCAGAGTTGCAACCGCATAGCCGGCGGCAAGACCACCGAGGTTGTGCAGCACGACAGCCGCAATCACCGTCGCCGGAAAAGCGAGCACGCGTTCGGCGTTCAGCGCCATCACGCAGGCGATGATGAGCGTGATCGCGATGACGGAGATCGATGGCAGAACAGTTTCGAGCTGCGCCGTCTGTTTCGCAAAAAAGTGACGGAGCAACAGACCGCCGAAAAGCGGAAGCGCGACGAGCTGAAAAACCGAGAGAAAGAGGTCGCTGAATGAGACATCGATCGATTTCTGAAGCAGCAGGTAAATAATCGTCGGGGTGAGCACGGGCGCAAGCATCGTTGAAAACATGGTCATGGTCACCGAAAGGGGTACATTCCCTTTTGAGATGTAGACGATGACGTTGGAAGCGGTTCCGCCCGGACAACTGCCGACAAGAACCATGCCGATCATCAGCTCTTCAGGGAGCCGCAACATGTTGCCGATGAGCATCGCCAGTCCCGGCATGACGGTGTACTGCACAACCGCAGCGAGCAGAACAATGTTTCTTTTTCGCCAGACATCCCTGAAATCACCTGTACTGATTGTTGTCCCCATGCCGAACATGATCAGCGCCAAAAGCGGCGCGATAAAAGGCTTGACCCAGATGAACGAAGGCGGAAACAGCAGAGCGACGAGGGAAGCCGATAATGCAACAAGAAGAAAATGACGGTTCAGCGCGTTCATAGGGGATGAGTTGCCGGGTTCCGGATAGAGCTTGTAATGCCTGTAAGGTAACGGTTTAGCCCTGAAAAAAGCATCAGGTGTTACTGCTGCATTACTTATCGAGCATTTCGATTCCCATTTTCATCGGCATCCTTTCCGGACAGTGAGGCCATAATTTCCAGCTGCTGAGGAGGCAGTGTGCTCGTATCCATCCCATTTTTCATATTAATCACGTATCTTCTAGCGGAGTGTAGGCCTAATCTTCGGGGTTAGCTTATCGCATCGTTATCCTTCCATATTTCCTTGATCTGAACCCAATCCGGAACTAATCCCACCGTATGGCGTACTACAAACACATCTGCTTTGTCGAAGCTCCGCAGGCGATTGTTACGCCGTTTCCGAGGTATATCAGC
This portion of the Chlorobaculum parvum NCIB 8327 genome encodes:
- a CDS encoding ATP-binding region, ATPase-like protein yields the protein METVACPQHWNTLGAISLNRRHQELINAPDVGVDVRSIDFVKPFGTLLIAESLRIFVLNRAERGLTTHLIGENQIIKSTSNALSYLKYFGFFHFVRLSYGNKTGIAPGSNTYIPITEIKFENLIKKAEDIQFQDTIKRKCDKLATIIVNDDYSKLLVGYCFREIIRNVYEHSHANYCVIMAQKYSNQVEIAILDTGIGIYESLRSADCVVEPQHALRYALLPGVSRALNLESKNRWANSGFGLYVLSELGKKMGAFEICSSGNILSCYPKHENINTLNYSGTGIRLVVSLKNAEYFPNVLQSIVEQGEQETFTRTGIRHSASMSTHGLWG
- the hcp gene encoding hydroxylamine reductase, which encodes MTMHCDQCQESIKGTGCFVRGVCGKDERTAALQDVLVYATEGIALCAEALPQPLDRKYGRFISECLFVTVTNTNFDDVSIEVQIQKALAMRDEIKTLTGTTPEHDAATWSGSTREEFLGKAMASSIDSLSADPDLRSLKSLLLYGIKGLAAYTDHAAVLGYNDDDIYAFYVKGLSALTKELSADELLGLVMECGATAVKAMALLDKANTETYGNPEITTVKTGVGTRPGILISGHDLRDMEDLLKQTEGAGVDVYTHCEMLPAHYYPAFKKYDHFVGNYGNSWWSQDQEFESFNGPILMTTNCIVPVRESYRNRMFTTGMAGYPGLKHIPARAEGGQKDFSEIVELAKTCKAPTMLENGEIVGGFAHTQVLALADKVVDAVKSGAIKRFVVMAGCDGRHATRKYYTDVAEALPKDTIILTAGCAKYRYNKLPLGDIGGIPRVLDAGQCNDSYSLAVIAMKLQEVFGLDDINDLPISYDIAWYEQKAVTVLLALLYLGVKGIRLGPTLPEFLTPNIATALVKTFDLKPIGTVDADVEAMMAGN
- a CDS encoding bile acid:sodium symporter family protein, whose translation is MNALNRHFLLVALSASLVALLFPPSFIWVKPFIAPLLALIMFGMGTTISTGDFRDVWRKRNIVLLAAVVQYTVMPGLAMLIGNMLRLPEELMIGMVLVGSCPGGTASNVIVYISKGNVPLSVTMTMFSTMLAPVLTPTIIYLLLQKSIDVSFSDLFLSVFQLVALPLFGGLLLRHFFAKQTAQLETVLPSISVIAITLIIACVMALNAERVLAFPATVIAAVVLHNLGGLAAGYAVATLARCEVIDRRTIAIEIGMQNSGLGVTLANQFFQPLSALPGALFSLWHNLSGIALARHWNEKATAVESEA